Proteins from a single region of Candidatus Eisenbacteria bacterium:
- a CDS encoding SDR family oxidoreductase, whose protein sequence is MAPSDYFRGKRVVVTGGSSGIGYAFAARVVALGADVALVARRRSVLDEARKQLLALRSDARVTVLELDVADAAAVERTMTAHLAAEGADILVNNAGIVMPGRFVDLPAAEFRRMMDVNYFGTVHMSKVVVPHLVARRGGHVLNVSSLAGVLGIYGYTAYAGSKFAVVGFSQALRAELWPYGVRVSLCLPPDTDTPQLAFENLHKPAETKAIAGTVKTLSPEVVAQAMVSGMARGDFEIYPNLASRLVAFGQAVLPGVARRVCDAAQRKAAPAPSVDGGTGRM, encoded by the coding sequence GTGGCTCCGAGCGACTACTTTCGCGGCAAACGCGTCGTCGTGACCGGCGGCTCGAGCGGCATCGGCTACGCCTTCGCCGCCCGGGTGGTCGCGCTCGGCGCGGACGTGGCGCTCGTCGCCAGGCGACGCAGCGTCCTCGACGAGGCGCGGAAGCAGCTCCTGGCGCTGCGATCGGACGCGCGCGTGACCGTCCTCGAGCTCGACGTCGCCGACGCCGCCGCCGTCGAGCGGACGATGACGGCGCACCTCGCGGCCGAGGGCGCCGACATCCTGGTCAACAACGCCGGCATCGTGATGCCCGGCCGCTTCGTCGACCTCCCAGCCGCCGAGTTCCGCCGGATGATGGACGTCAACTACTTCGGCACCGTGCACATGTCGAAGGTCGTCGTGCCGCATCTCGTCGCGCGGCGCGGCGGACACGTGCTGAACGTCTCGTCGCTCGCCGGCGTGCTCGGCATCTACGGCTACACCGCCTACGCCGGCAGCAAGTTCGCCGTCGTCGGATTCTCGCAAGCGCTCCGCGCCGAGCTGTGGCCGTACGGCGTGCGCGTGAGCCTCTGCCTCCCACCCGACACCGACACGCCGCAGCTCGCGTTCGAGAACCTGCACAAGCCCGCCGAGACGAAGGCGATCGCGGGTACGGTGAAGACGCTGTCGCCCGAGGTGGTCGCCCAGGCCATGGTGTCCGGAATGGCGCGGGGCGACTTCGAGATCTATCCCAACCTCGCCTCGCGGCTGGTGGCGTTCGGCCAGGCGGTGCTGCCGGGCGTCGCGCGTCGCGTCTGCGACGCCGCGCAACGTAAGGCAGCTCCCGCTCCTTCCGTTGACGGCGGCACCGGCCGCATGTGA